Proteins from one Methanobacteriales archaeon HGW-Methanobacteriales-1 genomic window:
- a CDS encoding transcription elongation factor NusA translates to MDLPICDVCLQSGILCKGCENKLKTGEISQMELDIAKILYNLGDGQISFKKAVDMGNVAIIITEKDQVGKVIGKGGNVVSAISKEIGKNVRVIGDESDLKSVSKDILAPARISGINVVYGTDGEQKFKIRVLREDARRIPSNLDKLNEIIESLTGEKTKIVLDD, encoded by the coding sequence ATGGATTTACCAATATGTGATGTCTGTCTACAAAGCGGGATACTTTGTAAAGGATGTGAAAATAAGCTTAAAACTGGTGAAATAAGCCAAATGGAGCTGGACATTGCAAAAATACTTTACAATCTGGGTGATGGGCAAATAAGCTTTAAAAAGGCCGTAGATATGGGGAATGTGGCCATAATTATCACAGAAAAGGACCAGGTAGGGAAAGTAATTGGTAAAGGTGGAAATGTAGTGAGTGCCATATCTAAAGAAATTGGAAAGAATGTAAGGGTTATTGGTGATGAATCTGATCTTAAATCCGTTTCTAAGGATATTCTAGCCCCTGCAAGGATTTCAGGGATAAATGTAGTATATGGGACTGATGGTGAGCAAAAATTTAAGATAAGGGTGCTGAGGGAAGACGCTCGCAGAATACCCTCGAATTTAGACAAATTAAACGAGATTATCGAGTCTTTAACTGGGGAAAAAACCAAAATTGTACTGGATGACTAG
- the coaBC gene encoding bifunctional phosphopantothenoylcysteine decarboxylase/phosphopantothenate--cysteine ligase CoaBC — protein MEIVLCVTGSVAAVETVKLARELRRQGADVKCFMSDDACHIIHPYALEFATGQEVVLELTGKIEHVKYAQADLVLVAPATANVISKFAYKMADNPINTLLITALGHDTPIVMVPSMHDSMYRSIEENIHKLEEEGINFVLPRLDEGKAKFPYLEDIVLQALRQINNSENDLKGKKVLISAGGTYEAIDPIRGISNRSSGKMGIEIAKEAFIRGAEVIMLVGEVSVPVPQSFESIKTVSSKEMNQKALEIIPEFDIFVSSAAVSDFSPSIIENSKISSDNKLELELKPNPKIINQIKHKNPDIFLVGFKAEYNISESELIDSAKKQMVKSGTDLVVANDVSVDGSGFGSDKNKVMLVDDEVQNIPLSSKKEIAQMIWDRILLKID, from the coding sequence ATGGAAATTGTACTTTGTGTAACAGGCAGTGTGGCTGCAGTAGAAACGGTTAAGCTTGCTCGAGAACTTCGGCGACAAGGAGCCGATGTAAAATGTTTTATGAGTGATGATGCTTGTCATATAATTCATCCTTATGCTTTAGAATTCGCCACCGGCCAGGAAGTAGTTCTGGAACTCACGGGAAAAATTGAACATGTGAAATATGCTCAAGCAGATCTTGTTTTGGTAGCACCGGCCACAGCCAATGTTATCAGTAAATTTGCATATAAAATGGCAGATAATCCTATAAATACTCTTCTTATAACGGCTTTGGGCCATGATACACCTATTGTAATGGTTCCATCCATGCATGATTCCATGTACCGTTCTATAGAAGAGAATATCCACAAACTGGAAGAAGAAGGAATAAACTTTGTTCTACCTAGACTGGACGAAGGAAAGGCCAAATTCCCTTATCTGGAGGATATTGTTCTTCAGGCATTGAGACAAATTAATAACTCAGAAAATGATTTAAAAGGTAAAAAAGTCCTTATCAGTGCGGGAGGGACTTACGAGGCCATAGATCCTATTCGTGGCATTTCCAATCGCAGTTCAGGTAAAATGGGCATTGAAATTGCTAAAGAGGCATTTATTCGAGGTGCAGAGGTTATTATGTTGGTGGGTGAGGTTAGCGTACCTGTTCCCCAATCATTTGAGTCTATTAAAACAGTATCCAGCAAAGAAATGAATCAAAAAGCCCTGGAAATTATCCCGGAGTTTGATATTTTTGTATCATCTGCTGCGGTATCTGATTTTTCACCGTCAATTATAGAAAACAGCAAAATATCCTCGGATAATAAATTAGAGTTGGAATTAAAGCCAAATCCTAAAATTATTAATCAAATAAAACATAAAAATCCAGATATTTTTCTGGTGGGCTTTAAGGCAGAATATAATATCTCTGAAAGTGAATTAATTGATTCTGCGAAAAAACAGATGGTAAAATCAGGCACGGATTTGGTAGTGGCCAATGATGTTTCTGTGGATGGATCTGGCTTTGGATCTGACAAAAATAAGGTAATGTTAGTGGATGATGAAGTCCAAAATATTCCTTTAAGTTCTAAAAAAGAAATTGCTCAAATGATCTGGGATAGAATATTACTTAAAATTGATTAA
- a CDS encoding fibrillarin (involved in pre-rRNA processing): MEKIEGINRVYLMDHSLVTPNLSPEYKVYGEKLLDWEGKEYRVWDPRRSKLGAAILNGLENLKLSSDSKVLYLGASSGTTPSHISDMAPEGLIYCLEFSPRMMRELVRVCEKRENMVPLLDDATRPNRYLNLVEKVDFIYCDVAQPQQSELFMDNMRLFLKEEGQGMLMIKARSIDVTKKPQKIFREEESKLKTHGFNIVEKIKLEPYEKDHLGLVVERSF, translated from the coding sequence ATGGAAAAAATAGAGGGAATAAATAGAGTATATCTTATGGATCATTCACTGGTAACCCCTAATCTTAGTCCAGAATACAAGGTATATGGAGAAAAGCTTCTTGATTGGGAAGGTAAAGAATATCGTGTTTGGGACCCGCGCCGTTCTAAATTAGGAGCAGCGATTTTAAATGGTTTGGAGAATTTAAAACTATCATCTGACTCTAAAGTTCTTTATTTAGGAGCTTCTTCTGGTACTACCCCATCCCACATATCGGATATGGCTCCTGAAGGTTTAATTTATTGTCTGGAATTTTCTCCCAGGATGATGAGAGAACTGGTTAGAGTATGTGAAAAAAGGGAAAATATGGTGCCTTTACTGGACGATGCTACTCGGCCAAATCGTTATTTGAATTTAGTTGAAAAAGTGGATTTTATTTACTGTGATGTGGCCCAACCACAACAGAGCGAATTATTCATGGATAATATGAGATTATTTTTAAAAGAAGAAGGTCAAGGAATGCTCATGATTAAGGCCAGAAGTATTGATGTGACTAAAAAGCCGCAAAAGATTTTCAGAGAAGAAGAATCAAAATTAAAAACCCATGGATTTAATATAGTGGAAAAAATCAAATTAGAACCCTATGAAAAAGACCATCTGGGCCTAGTAGTGGAGAGAAGTTTTTAG
- a CDS encoding ATP-binding protein, translating to MNCYLTNCLAGFMVFNEDLTLLDYELFPPSKISSRLLKIREGVLLVEEEALLNRIGKKYESIIIETNKGSSNYQHLKNSEKFEFKNPNPGGEHLRSNLTQILLEIGFINTEEEFKPRIHDIYLDVTLHQIRESSEAEDKLLIQAISSLDELDESIGKLSERIREWYGVHFPELDFVRNHEVYVSFVAQHGHRDQIIQQDLSGHNLEIDSSMGADIEEEDILIIQGFAKSLKALQESRQSIETYVDFKMEKIAPNLRDLAGASLGAKLIAHAGSIKQLALFPSSTIQIMGAEKALFRHLKTGERPPKHGLIYQHPDIRGGKWWLRGKIARTLAAKLSLAARKDLFSGEFDHSIKEGYLERLETINKDNPFPKRVTKSKKVTKSSPKQYKKYSKKKKKKKRKK from the coding sequence ATGAATTGTTATCTTACTAATTGTCTGGCCGGTTTCATGGTCTTTAATGAAGATTTGACTCTTTTGGATTATGAACTTTTCCCACCGAGTAAAATTTCTTCCCGGCTTTTAAAAATTCGAGAAGGAGTTTTACTGGTAGAAGAAGAAGCATTATTAAATAGAATCGGGAAAAAATACGAATCCATCATCATAGAGACCAACAAAGGTAGTTCCAACTACCAACATCTAAAAAATAGTGAAAAATTCGAATTTAAAAATCCAAATCCTGGTGGAGAACACCTTCGCTCCAATTTAACGCAAATATTGCTAGAAATTGGCTTTATAAACACTGAAGAAGAATTTAAGCCAAGAATACATGATATTTACCTGGATGTTACTCTCCATCAAATAAGGGAATCGTCTGAAGCAGAGGATAAGCTTTTAATACAAGCCATAAGTTCTTTAGATGAATTGGATGAATCCATAGGAAAACTCTCTGAAAGAATAAGAGAATGGTACGGTGTGCATTTTCCAGAATTGGATTTTGTGCGAAATCACGAGGTCTATGTGAGCTTTGTGGCCCAGCACGGCCACCGCGATCAAATAATCCAGCAAGACTTAAGTGGACATAATCTGGAAATAGATAGTAGTATGGGGGCCGATATTGAAGAAGAAGATATTTTAATAATTCAAGGATTTGCTAAGTCCCTCAAAGCACTACAAGAATCTCGCCAATCCATAGAAACTTATGTAGATTTTAAAATGGAGAAAATTGCCCCTAATCTAAGAGATTTGGCAGGTGCTTCTCTTGGTGCTAAATTGATTGCTCATGCCGGAAGCATAAAACAATTAGCACTCTTCCCTTCCAGTACTATCCAAATTATGGGGGCTGAAAAGGCATTATTCAGACATTTAAAGACCGGCGAGCGACCTCCCAAGCACGGACTCATATATCAGCATCCCGATATTAGAGGGGGCAAATGGTGGCTAAGGGGAAAAATTGCCCGGACATTAGCTGCTAAATTATCTCTGGCCGCGCGTAAAGATCTTTTCTCTGGTGAATTTGACCATAGTATTAAAGAAGGTTATCTGGAAAGATTAGAAACTATTAATAAAGATAATCCATTCCCTAAAAGAGTTACCAAATCTAAAAAGGTTACTAAATCAAGTCCAAAACAATATAAAAAATATTCTAAAAAGAAAAAGAAGAAAAAAAGGAAAAAATAG
- a CDS encoding dihydroorotate dehydrogenase — protein sequence MMEIELFGIKMKNPTMLAAGVMGSTAASLNWVSRCGAGAVVSKSFSKMPNKGYKNPTTVEVNGGIINAIGLSSPGVETFKKELESLNGYVPKIASIYGATPEEFSQIAGEIEDLVDLVELNVSCPHAMGGCGAAIGQDKDLTFNVVKSVKDTVSVPVMVKLTPNVTDLTEIALSAEKAGCDGLTLINSLGPGMKIDLETGRPILSNKFGGMSGPAIKPIALRCVFETYAVTNVPLVGVGGISNAQDVVEFLYAGASAVQVGTAIMEKGPEIFAEICTGLEKFMKEHEFNSISEMVGLAHKF from the coding sequence ATGATGGAAATCGAATTATTCGGGATTAAAATGAAAAATCCTACCATGTTGGCTGCAGGGGTAATGGGCAGTACCGCAGCATCACTAAATTGGGTATCTCGATGCGGGGCCGGGGCAGTGGTAAGTAAATCATTCTCTAAAATGCCTAATAAAGGATATAAAAATCCCACCACAGTGGAAGTTAATGGAGGAATTATAAATGCCATAGGCCTTTCCAGTCCTGGTGTAGAAACGTTTAAAAAAGAGCTGGAATCTCTCAATGGTTATGTGCCAAAGATCGCATCAATTTATGGGGCCACTCCTGAAGAATTTTCTCAAATCGCTGGTGAAATAGAAGATCTGGTTGATTTAGTTGAGTTAAATGTATCATGTCCTCATGCCATGGGTGGCTGTGGGGCGGCCATAGGTCAAGATAAGGATTTAACATTCAATGTGGTTAAATCGGTTAAAGATACAGTATCAGTTCCAGTGATGGTTAAATTAACTCCCAATGTGACTGATTTAACAGAGATTGCACTTAGTGCTGAAAAAGCCGGCTGTGATGGATTAACTTTAATCAATTCTCTAGGTCCTGGTATGAAAATTGATTTAGAAACCGGCCGCCCGATATTATCTAATAAATTTGGAGGAATGTCTGGGCCTGCCATAAAACCTATTGCTCTTAGATGTGTATTTGAAACATATGCTGTGACTAATGTGCCTTTGGTGGGAGTGGGTGGAATATCCAATGCTCAGGATGTTGTAGAATTTTTATATGCTGGGGCCAGTGCGGTACAAGTGGGAACCGCCATAATGGAAAAAGGCCCGGAAATTTTTGCAGAAATTTGCACTGGCCTTGAAAAATTCATGAAAGAACATGAATTCAATTCCATATCTGAAATGGTGGGTCTGGCTCACAAATTTTAG
- a CDS encoding dihydroorotate dehydrogenase electron transfer subunit, with protein MHVPKVLEIKEVFEESETVKTFIFDWDMNSEDMIPQPGQFMMLWDFEDEKPMSISSIDPVKGELGISIKKVGEFTSNVHKLEKGDKLGLRGPYGRGFDLKGSKILAVGGGIGMAPIASLVNHALIRGVKVDVVSASLTLDELLFVNRMKKAGASVFTCTDDGTCGFQGFATDRVEAILMDHYYDMIVTCGPELMMSGILEMAKKHEIPAQFSMERWMKCAMGICGQCCVDDTGWRVCVEGPVFWSHEVNLIKEFGEYRRDSSGTRNYYK; from the coding sequence ATGCATGTTCCAAAGGTTTTAGAAATAAAAGAGGTTTTTGAAGAATCAGAAACTGTAAAAACATTTATATTTGACTGGGATATGAATTCAGAGGATATGATTCCTCAACCTGGTCAGTTCATGATGTTATGGGATTTTGAAGATGAAAAACCCATGTCCATTTCATCTATAGATCCAGTTAAGGGAGAATTAGGAATATCTATTAAGAAAGTGGGAGAATTCACTTCTAACGTCCATAAACTTGAAAAAGGTGATAAATTAGGCCTTCGAGGACCTTATGGCAGAGGATTTGATTTAAAAGGCTCTAAAATACTGGCAGTTGGGGGCGGAATAGGAATGGCACCTATTGCTTCTTTGGTGAATCATGCCTTAATTAGAGGCGTGAAAGTTGATGTGGTTAGTGCATCACTTACCTTAGACGAATTATTGTTCGTAAATAGAATGAAAAAAGCAGGGGCCAGTGTTTTCACCTGTACTGATGATGGAACCTGTGGATTCCAGGGATTTGCCACTGATCGAGTAGAAGCAATCTTAATGGACCATTACTATGATATGATTGTAACCTGCGGCCCAGAACTAATGATGAGTGGAATTCTGGAAATGGCCAAAAAACATGAGATTCCCGCCCAGTTTTCCATGGAGCGTTGGATGAAATGTGCCATGGGAATTTGTGGCCAGTGTTGTGTAGATGATACTGGATGGAGAGTTTGTGTCGAGGGGCCTGTTTTCTGGAGCCATGAGGTGAATCTGATTAAAGAGTTTGGTGAATACCGAAGAGACTCATCAGGGACTCGAAATTACTATAAATAG
- a CDS encoding AI-2E family transporter gives MIYKLKGTLTSAIFVVLILIIASFFVLSPFISMIILGAIFAYAIRPISSRMNPYLKFESVSIFVAMILVITPLILIIAFSISTIIDSAPVIMGAASNVDAGSLNQTINQTSTQIASYIPGAFQPSANSIINGFKSLINAGLNVVLGYAGDIVQSIPMVALQLFIFTASTFYLAKDGDKILEYLRYALPQERRSFFRKLSEEVERVLKSIFYGHFLTALIIGIMAALGFYILGYPYALFLGILTGFLQLIPIIGPWPTYTALAIYDFATGNIPRGIIVLLFGFFLSGSDIYIRPKLSGKYADIHPLIFLLGFLGGPLVFGIVGFILGPLILGVTYAALLAYKNNDPNES, from the coding sequence ATGATCTATAAACTAAAAGGAACACTGACCTCCGCCATATTCGTGGTTTTAATTTTGATAATAGCTTCGTTTTTTGTTTTATCTCCATTTATAAGCATGATAATATTGGGAGCCATTTTTGCCTATGCTATACGACCTATATCCAGTAGAATGAACCCTTATCTTAAATTTGAATCAGTTTCCATTTTCGTGGCTATGATACTGGTTATTACTCCATTAATTTTAATAATAGCCTTCAGTATAAGTACTATAATTGATTCTGCACCAGTTATTATGGGTGCGGCAAGTAATGTAGATGCTGGAAGTTTAAATCAGACTATTAACCAAACATCAACCCAAATTGCAAGTTATATACCTGGTGCTTTCCAGCCATCAGCTAATTCTATCATTAATGGCTTTAAAAGTTTAATTAATGCAGGGTTGAATGTAGTTTTAGGTTATGCGGGGGATATAGTTCAATCGATACCTATGGTTGCTTTACAGCTATTTATATTCACTGCTTCTACATTTTACTTGGCTAAAGATGGTGATAAAATATTAGAATACTTAAGATATGCTTTACCTCAGGAGAGAAGGAGTTTTTTCCGTAAACTGTCTGAGGAAGTAGAAAGAGTTCTAAAGAGCATATTTTATGGTCATTTTTTGACGGCTTTAATCATTGGAATAATGGCGGCACTGGGTTTCTATATTTTAGGATATCCTTATGCTCTATTTTTAGGAATATTGACTGGATTTTTGCAGCTCATACCAATTATTGGTCCTTGGCCAACCTATACTGCTCTTGCTATCTATGATTTTGCCACCGGCAATATTCCAAGAGGCATAATAGTGTTATTGTTTGGATTTTTCCTTAGTGGTAGTGATATTTACATCCGTCCTAAATTATCAGGAAAATATGCCGATATTCATCCCCTAATTTTTCTTTTAGGATTTTTAGGAGGCCCCCTAGTATTTGGTATTGTTGGATTCATTTTAGGACCTTTAATTTTGGGAGTAACTTATGCTGCACTACTGGCCTATAAAAATAATGACCCAAATGAGTCTTAA
- a CDS encoding DNA polymerase yields METKNMVLLDIDYVTEKDKPVIRLFGKEKGSDDVNHIIAIDRTFEPYIYVIPQDMGGALEQLEEIGLENTQKVLKKDLAKELEFIKVTLKHPQEVPKLRDKILGLSMVKDIREHDIPFYRRYLIDKGLFPMSEIEITGEAVNESNCVSSKAKNVNIINLEESPLPLESEFPELKILSFDIEVRNPDGMPNSDKDEIIMIGLAGNFGVEKVISTKGEHLDYVEKVETEKEIIQRFVETVKTHQPDVIVGYNSDNFDFTYIRERAKLLGVRMNMGIDESELKFIRRGYTNAATIKGMIHVDLYLVMRRYMNLDRYTLERVYLELFGEEKFDLPGDRLWEYWDSDGDKLDELFRYSLDDVVATFKIAEKILPLNMELTRIVGQPLFDMARMATGQQVEWFLMRKAYEYGEVAPNKPSSSQYSERRGKRAVGGYVKEPDIGLHENIVQFDFRSLYPSIIISKNVSVDTLVKESVQGVIECIDEEIDIQEKRDISNESKGDINNNEFHVAPEFGYKFLKEPQGFIPSVIGQVLTERSRLKKKMNDSEEPMEKKILNVQQEALKRLANTMYGVYAYSRFRWYSIECAESITAWGRDYIKKTMKKAERFGFHSIYADTDGFYATYKPELLKENAKEDIDVLEPENDNY; encoded by the coding sequence ATGGAAACCAAAAATATGGTACTTCTGGACATTGACTATGTCACAGAAAAAGATAAGCCAGTTATACGTTTATTTGGCAAAGAAAAAGGATCTGATGATGTTAATCATATCATAGCTATTGACAGGACTTTTGAACCTTACATATACGTTATTCCACAGGATATGGGTGGTGCACTGGAACAATTGGAAGAAATTGGCCTGGAAAATACTCAAAAAGTTCTTAAAAAAGATCTGGCAAAGGAACTAGAATTTATTAAGGTAACTTTAAAACATCCTCAAGAGGTTCCCAAGCTTAGAGATAAAATACTAGGCTTAAGTATGGTTAAGGATATTCGGGAACATGATATTCCTTTCTATAGGAGATATTTAATAGATAAAGGCCTTTTTCCAATGTCGGAAATAGAAATTACAGGAGAAGCAGTGAATGAATCAAACTGTGTTTCTTCAAAAGCTAAAAATGTGAATATAATAAATCTGGAAGAATCTCCCCTACCTTTAGAGTCAGAATTCCCAGAATTAAAAATATTGAGTTTTGATATTGAGGTAAGAAATCCTGATGGTATGCCTAATTCGGATAAGGATGAGATTATCATGATTGGCCTAGCAGGAAATTTTGGTGTAGAAAAAGTCATATCTACCAAAGGAGAGCATCTGGATTATGTTGAAAAAGTGGAAACAGAAAAGGAAATTATACAACGCTTTGTAGAAACTGTAAAAACTCACCAACCGGATGTGATTGTGGGATATAATTCGGATAATTTTGATTTTACCTATATTCGCGAGAGGGCCAAACTGCTGGGTGTTCGCATGAATATGGGGATTGATGAATCTGAATTAAAGTTTATAAGAAGGGGTTATACTAACGCCGCGACTATTAAAGGCATGATACACGTTGATTTATATTTGGTCATGCGCCGTTATATGAATCTGGATAGATATACTTTAGAGAGGGTTTATCTGGAATTATTTGGGGAAGAAAAATTTGACTTGCCTGGTGATCGACTATGGGAATACTGGGACAGTGATGGTGATAAACTTGATGAACTATTCCGTTATTCTTTAGATGATGTAGTGGCTACTTTTAAAATTGCAGAAAAGATTTTACCTCTAAATATGGAACTTACTCGTATAGTAGGCCAGCCTTTGTTTGACATGGCTAGAATGGCTACGGGTCAACAAGTGGAATGGTTTTTAATGCGTAAAGCTTATGAATATGGTGAAGTTGCCCCGAATAAACCTTCCAGCTCCCAATATTCTGAAAGAAGGGGAAAAAGAGCAGTTGGTGGATATGTTAAAGAGCCAGATATTGGGCTTCATGAGAATATTGTTCAATTCGATTTTAGAAGCTTGTATCCTAGTATCATTATCTCCAAAAACGTTTCTGTTGACACCTTAGTAAAAGAAAGTGTACAAGGGGTCATTGAATGTATTGATGAGGAGATTGACATTCAAGAGAAAAGGGACATTAGTAATGAATCTAAGGGAGATATAAATAATAATGAGTTCCATGTAGCTCCCGAATTTGGTTATAAATTCTTAAAAGAACCACAAGGTTTCATCCCTTCAGTCATTGGTCAGGTTTTGACTGAAAGATCACGATTAAAAAAGAAAATGAACGATTCTGAAGAACCAATGGAGAAGAAAATTCTTAATGTACAACAAGAAGCCTTAAAAAGGCTGGCCAATACTATGTATGGAGTTTATGCCTATTCTCGTTTCAGATGGTATTCTATTGAATGTGCAGAGTCAATTACTGCATGGGGAAGAGATTATATAAAAAAAACAATGAAAAAAGCAGAAAGATTCGGTTTCCACAGTATTTACGCAGATACAGACGGTTTTTATGCTACTTATAAACCAGAACTATTAAAAGAAAATGCTAAAGAAGATATTGATGTTTTAGAACCTGAAAATGATAATTATTAA
- the comE gene encoding sulfopyruvate decarboxylase subunit beta has protein sequence MERINAIKTIANQIDDELVVCNIGFPSRELYQVKDSPNHFYMLGSMGMASSIGLGLAMAQERKVIVFDGDGSVLMNLGSLVTIYNQAPENLILVVIDNECYGSTGSQCTYASTVDLGEVAKSIGFKNNFKFSGSAKINFQPVLEAEGPIFVHLKVKAGNADVPIIDMTPEEIINRFMKEIK, from the coding sequence ATGGAACGTATTAATGCTATTAAAACCATAGCCAATCAAATTGATGATGAACTGGTAGTTTGCAACATTGGATTTCCTTCCAGAGAATTATACCAGGTTAAGGATTCCCCAAATCATTTTTACATGCTTGGATCCATGGGTATGGCCTCATCTATCGGACTGGGACTGGCCATGGCCCAGGAGCGCAAAGTAATCGTCTTTGACGGTGATGGGTCTGTTTTAATGAATTTAGGCAGTCTGGTCACTATTTATAATCAGGCCCCGGAAAATCTGATTTTGGTGGTTATTGATAACGAATGTTATGGTTCTACTGGGTCACAATGTACCTATGCCAGTACCGTAGACCTGGGAGAGGTGGCAAAGTCCATAGGATTTAAAAATAATTTTAAATTTTCAGGATCAGCGAAAATTAACTTTCAGCCTGTTTTAGAAGCAGAAGGGCCTATTTTTGTCCATTTGAAAGTAAAAGCCGGTAATGCAGATGTTCCTATTATTGATATGACTCCTGAAGAGATTATAAATAGATTTATGAAAGAAATAAAATAA
- the comD gene encoding sulfopyruvate decarboxylase subunit alpha, with translation MDSTQAVYQALKEAGINFIVSIPCVNLGKLLEMVECDREITHLPVTREEEGFGIAAGAYMGGMKPAILMQNSGLGNSVNVLASLYQLYKIPILMVMSHRGTEGEFMSAQIPMGKATPRILESLELPYFKPSTPENALKDIKKAWEIAESEGVPVGILLEITFW, from the coding sequence ATGGACAGTACACAAGCAGTTTATCAGGCACTTAAAGAAGCAGGTATAAATTTCATAGTAAGTATTCCCTGTGTTAATTTAGGTAAGCTGCTGGAAATGGTGGAATGTGACCGTGAAATAACACATTTACCTGTTACCAGAGAAGAAGAAGGATTTGGAATTGCTGCTGGAGCCTATATGGGTGGTATGAAACCAGCGATTCTCATGCAAAATTCCGGACTGGGAAATTCAGTCAATGTACTGGCCTCACTTTATCAACTTTATAAAATACCAATTCTCATGGTTATGAGCCATCGCGGGACAGAAGGCGAATTCATGAGCGCCCAAATACCCATGGGTAAGGCCACCCCCCGAATTTTAGAATCTCTGGAACTGCCTTACTTCAAACCCAGCACCCCTGAAAACGCTTTAAAAGATATTAAAAAAGCATGGGAAATAGCTGAGTCTGAGGGAGTTCCTGTGGGAATATTGCTGGAGATTACGTTCTGGTAA
- a CDS encoding sulfolactate dehydrogenase, whose translation MKITPEQEKSIITEILTRLDVSKEHAEIVAEVTLDADLKGFTSHGIGRFPQYVKGLESGTIKTQGDIEIESETVSTALINGNHLFGHFVAYKGMKLAIEKAKENGIGMVGIHDSNHFGVAGYYSDMAIEQDLIGIVTANTEPAVAPIGGKIPILGTNPIAIGVPSNNHYVSVDMATSASARGKLLEAVRRGEDIPENVALDCEGRPTIDPKEALKGSILPFGAHKGYALAFMIEILAGPLVKAAFGTGVKGTANPSEMCTKGDLMMAIDPSHMGDLEIFKDQVDAFIGEVKSTDNVFIPGDMEVMNIKKHQANGIEIDDILAQQFKDISQELDLDLDGIF comes from the coding sequence ATGAAAATAACCCCTGAACAAGAAAAATCAATAATTACAGAGATACTCACCAGACTGGATGTTTCTAAAGAACATGCAGAAATAGTTGCTGAGGTGACCCTAGACGCCGATCTTAAAGGTTTTACTTCCCACGGAATAGGCAGATTCCCTCAATACGTAAAAGGACTTGAATCTGGAACGATTAAAACTCAGGGAGACATTGAAATAGAAAGTGAAACTGTTTCAACTGCTCTTATAAATGGAAATCACCTTTTTGGGCATTTTGTGGCATATAAAGGAATGAAACTAGCTATAGAAAAAGCCAAAGAAAACGGGATAGGTATGGTGGGAATTCACGACTCCAATCACTTTGGTGTGGCAGGATATTACTCTGATATGGCCATTGAACAAGATTTGATTGGAATAGTAACCGCCAATACAGAACCTGCCGTGGCCCCTATTGGTGGTAAGATCCCTATTCTCGGAACTAATCCCATAGCCATAGGTGTGCCATCTAATAATCATTATGTTTCCGTGGATATGGCCACTTCTGCTTCAGCAAGAGGAAAATTATTAGAAGCTGTACGAAGGGGAGAAGACATACCAGAAAATGTGGCTCTGGATTGTGAAGGAAGGCCAACTATTGATCCTAAAGAGGCATTAAAAGGATCTATTTTACCATTTGGGGCACATAAAGGTTATGCTTTAGCATTTATGATTGAAATTTTAGCCGGGCCTCTGGTAAAAGCCGCATTTGGTACTGGAGTAAAGGGAACAGCTAATCCATCCGAGATGTGTACTAAAGGTGACTTAATGATGGCCATAGACCCATCGCATATGGGAGATCTTGAAATTTTCAAAGATCAAGTTGATGCGTTTATTGGTGAAGTTAAATCCACGGATAATGTTTTTATCCCAGGAGACATGGAAGTAATGAATATCAAAAAACACCAAGCCAATGGAATTGAAATTGATGATATTCTAGCTCAGCAGTTTAAAGATATTTCACAGGAATTAGATCTGGATTTAGATGGAATTTTTTAA